The following are encoded in a window of Nibricoccus aquaticus genomic DNA:
- a CDS encoding DUF255 domain-containing protein, whose protein sequence is MGPPPPAHPQHPRRPPPFLAVSHDEALARAKAENKPLLLFFDGHWSERAREVLPEIFSDPAVLAALNDHSLALRIDVLAAPDLTKRYKIFHVPTLVWLYPDGTARRYWVNCEKPSAIRTEIVESLTLLPKLRAATRPDDPLSRFKLARAFFDAGDYAAALTEARWLYLEAIGDTSSTKAKKEKDRVSAWDVIKFLEELRPFYEPARATTREFMEREEQKTRANPKSGIAAAKFWRLAKILGETHLIAPLHDSLPPGPARDTLARHLPKTK, encoded by the coding sequence TTGGGACCACCACCGCCCGCGCATCCTCAACATCCGAGACGTCCCCCCCCCTTCCTCGCCGTCTCCCACGACGAAGCCCTCGCCCGCGCCAAAGCCGAAAACAAACCCCTCCTCCTCTTCTTCGACGGCCACTGGAGCGAACGCGCCCGCGAAGTCCTCCCCGAGATCTTCTCCGATCCCGCCGTCCTCGCCGCCCTCAACGACCACTCCCTCGCCCTCCGGATCGACGTCCTCGCCGCGCCCGACCTCACCAAGCGCTACAAAATCTTCCACGTCCCCACCCTCGTCTGGCTCTACCCCGACGGCACCGCCCGCCGCTACTGGGTCAACTGCGAGAAACCCTCCGCCATCCGCACCGAGATCGTCGAAAGCCTCACCCTCCTCCCCAAGCTCCGCGCCGCCACCCGCCCCGACGATCCTCTCAGCCGCTTCAAACTCGCCCGCGCCTTCTTCGACGCCGGCGACTACGCCGCCGCCCTCACCGAAGCCCGCTGGCTCTACCTCGAAGCCATCGGCGACACCTCCAGCACCAAGGCCAAAAAGGAAAAAGACCGCGTCTCCGCCTGGGACGTCATCAAATTCCTCGAAGAACTTCGCCCCTTCTACGAACCCGCCCGGGCCACCACTCGCGAGTTCATGGAGCGCGAAGAACAAAAAACCCGCGCCAACCCGAAGAGCGGCATCGCCGCCGCCAAATTCTGGCGCCTCGCCAAAATCCTCGGCGAAACCCACCTCATCGCCCCGCTCCACGACAGCCTCCCACCCGGCCCCGCCCGCGACACCCTCGCCCGCCACCTGCCCAAAACCAAATAG
- a CDS encoding O-acetylhomoserine aminocarboxypropyltransferase/cysteine synthase family protein produces the protein MKTHGLGTKALHAGQQPDPTTGSRAVPIYQTTSYVFRDTEHAANLFALKELGNIYTRIMNPTTDVFEQRMAALEGGSGGLAHSSGQSAITDAILNIAGAGDHIVSVAQLYGGTYNLFHYTLPKLGIEVSFVDAGDPDAFRRALKPNTKAFYGEGLGNPALNIFPFEEVGKIAKEAGVPLIIDNTCLSPMLNRPFEWGANVVVHSSTKYIGGHGTSIGGIVIDGGNFDWSRGRFPGFTQPDLSYHGLVYWDAFKSFAPAGGANIAYILKMRLQLLRDVGACLSPFNAFMMLQGLETLHLRMARICENAQKTAELLAAHDKVTWVNYPGLKTSKNHAAAKKYLSGGYGGLLGFGVKGGFDAGKKVIESLKLFSHLANIGDAKSLAIHPASTTHSQLSADEQKASGVSADYLRLSLGIEDFADLQADLEQALAKV, from the coding sequence ATGAAAACCCACGGCCTCGGTACTAAAGCCCTTCACGCCGGCCAGCAGCCGGACCCCACGACCGGTTCGCGCGCCGTTCCGATCTACCAGACGACGAGCTATGTTTTCCGCGACACCGAGCACGCCGCGAATCTTTTCGCGCTGAAAGAACTCGGAAACATCTACACGCGCATCATGAATCCGACGACGGATGTCTTCGAGCAGCGCATGGCAGCGCTCGAAGGCGGCAGCGGCGGGCTGGCGCATTCGTCGGGGCAGTCGGCGATCACGGATGCGATTTTGAACATCGCGGGAGCGGGCGATCATATCGTGTCGGTCGCGCAGCTCTACGGCGGCACGTACAACCTGTTTCACTATACGCTGCCGAAGCTGGGCATCGAGGTGTCGTTCGTGGACGCGGGCGATCCGGACGCATTTCGCCGGGCGCTGAAGCCGAACACGAAGGCGTTTTACGGCGAAGGGCTGGGAAATCCGGCGTTGAATATTTTCCCGTTCGAGGAGGTCGGGAAGATCGCGAAGGAGGCGGGCGTGCCGCTGATCATCGACAACACGTGCCTGTCGCCGATGTTGAACCGGCCGTTTGAGTGGGGCGCGAATGTGGTCGTGCATAGCTCGACGAAGTACATCGGCGGGCACGGCACTTCGATCGGCGGCATCGTCATCGATGGCGGCAATTTCGACTGGAGCCGCGGACGGTTCCCCGGGTTTACGCAGCCGGACCTGAGTTATCACGGGCTGGTTTATTGGGACGCGTTCAAGAGCTTCGCGCCGGCGGGCGGGGCGAACATCGCGTACATTTTGAAGATGCGGTTGCAGCTGTTGCGCGACGTGGGCGCGTGCCTCTCGCCGTTCAATGCGTTCATGATGCTGCAAGGGCTGGAGACGCTGCATCTGCGCATGGCGCGGATTTGCGAGAATGCGCAAAAGACGGCGGAGCTGCTGGCGGCGCACGACAAGGTGACGTGGGTCAATTATCCCGGCTTGAAGACGAGCAAGAACCACGCGGCGGCGAAGAAGTATCTGAGCGGCGGGTACGGCGGGTTGCTGGGCTTTGGTGTGAAGGGCGGGTTCGACGCGGGGAAGAAGGTGATCGAGTCGCTGAAGCTGTTCAGCCATCTGGCGAACATCGGCGACGCGAAGTCACTCGCGATCCATCCGGCGAGCACGACGCATTCGCAGTTGTCGGCGGACGAGCAAAAGGCGTCGGGCGTGTCGGCGGATTATCTGCGGTTGTCGCTCGGGATCGAGGACTTCGCGGACCTGCAGGCGGATCTGGAGCAGGCGCTGGCGAAGGTGTGA